A genomic region of Macrobrachium nipponense isolate FS-2020 chromosome 40, ASM1510439v2, whole genome shotgun sequence contains the following coding sequences:
- the LOC135211993 gene encoding LOW QUALITY PROTEIN: DAZ-associated protein 2-like (The sequence of the model RefSeq protein was modified relative to this genomic sequence to represent the inferred CDS: deleted 2 bases in 1 codon): MSDKKDYSISPSLSRQLEEPSCQRGPLMQNTSYSNLPEFSVSPHGPCYHYPLIWTPSIPPTAAYGTTAPVVSYGQMAVAPPPSYSESLTHPIVASQPGAPHQYPQYSSATAAAAASAQQLQMMYLQNFAAAQQAQKVAYAQQQAYQQHQMYIQQPTAYPQQVTGYYPAHAAAMQPGQNVLVMNGYDAGARFDAIAQQSIPPPPPGIAPNAAQLAAAAGAQVSVSQKKNSFLTGGSGGGYTFW, translated from the exons aggaaccttcttgtcagagaggacccctgatgcagaacACCAGTTATTCCAACCTGCCTGAATTCAGTGTCTCACCTCATGGTCCATGCtaccactatcctctaatatggaccccaa GTATTCCTCCAACAGCTGCATATGGAACCACTGCTCCAGTTGTTAGTTATGGACAGATGGCGGTTGCACCCCCACCATCGTATTCAGAAAGCTTAACTCATCCCATTGTTGCTTCCCAGCCAGGTGCTCCACATCAGTATCCTCAGTATTCGTCAGCAACTGCTGCCGCTGCAGCATCAGCACAACAACTGCAAATG ATGTACTTACAGAACTTCGCTGCTGCCCAGCAGGCACAAAAGGTCGCATATGCTCAACAGCAGGCATACCAGCAACATCAAATGTACATACAGCAGCCTACAGCTTATCCTCAGCAAGTTACTGGTTATTACCCTGCACATGCTGCAGCTATGCAACCAGGACAAAATGTGTTGGTAATG AATGGCTATGATGCAGGAGCACGCTTTGATGCCATTGCTCAGCAGTCCATTCCACCCCCTCCTCCTGGTATTGCCCCAAATGCTGCTCAGTTGGCTGCAGCTGCAGGTGCTCAAGTTTCAGtttcccaa aagaaaaattcattccTGACTGGTGGGTCAGGAGGGGGATATACATTCTGGTAA